In Chryseobacterium gleum, a single genomic region encodes these proteins:
- a CDS encoding S41 family peptidase, with protein MKNYSVIFLLAIFSSCASIKKHNEQRAACIPPEQLKEDVDFAYSKLQQMHPQLYWYIPKKELEHKFDSLKQTITEPLTPLQFYFKLQPVIAGIREGHLSLRIPRKKFTKSEIKRLEHQKGMFSRFEYYISGDRMYIIENKDSIENIQPGTEILSINHVPVSGYIKKYRSLISSDGDNTTFYPYFLKDLFFNFYTAENGFGSKATLETLYKGKKKTYTITRETKSDSDLEKEKEMEKKTLEKKLNDYVASSDSYNRSFKFLDKDSTIAYIKVKSFSRDFSDRFYKETFTRINNARSSYLIIDVRNNYGGSLYEINNLYSYLADAPFTLIKPSQLAARSTPLRTNYFRKSNPLEYALKSIAYPSYFFAQAFSTYKKDGKVFYKMKADKPTKPKKGAFHGKVFVLINGGSFSASSIITAKLKNDKRATLVGEETGGANDGTVAGFYSYQKLPNSEIRFPIGLLLVQPNINFSDSRKGVVPDVKIIESMQDIIDKKDPQLDWIKNEITKEKKNKKQ; from the coding sequence TTGAAAAATTATTCGGTAATATTTCTTCTCGCTATATTTTCGTCCTGTGCCTCTATAAAAAAACACAACGAACAGCGTGCTGCATGTATTCCACCGGAGCAACTTAAGGAGGATGTGGATTTTGCCTATTCAAAATTACAGCAAATGCACCCTCAATTATACTGGTATATTCCCAAGAAGGAATTGGAACATAAATTTGACAGTCTCAAGCAGACAATTACTGAACCTCTTACCCCTCTTCAGTTTTATTTTAAGCTTCAGCCAGTGATTGCCGGCATTCGGGAAGGACACCTTTCACTGAGAATTCCAAGAAAGAAATTTACCAAAAGTGAAATTAAAAGACTGGAACATCAGAAAGGAATGTTCAGCCGTTTTGAATATTATATTTCAGGAGATAGAATGTATATTATTGAAAACAAAGATTCTATCGAAAATATACAACCCGGAACCGAAATTTTATCCATCAATCATGTTCCTGTATCCGGTTATATAAAAAAATACAGAAGCCTGATCAGCAGTGATGGTGATAATACCACTTTCTATCCTTATTTTTTAAAGGATCTTTTCTTCAATTTTTATACTGCAGAAAATGGCTTTGGCAGCAAAGCCACTCTCGAAACCCTCTATAAGGGAAAAAAGAAAACGTATACTATAACCCGGGAAACAAAATCTGACTCTGATCTTGAAAAAGAGAAGGAAATGGAGAAGAAGACCCTGGAAAAGAAACTGAACGATTATGTGGCTTCCAGCGATTCTTATAACAGAAGCTTCAAATTTCTCGATAAAGACAGCACTATTGCTTATATAAAAGTGAAAAGTTTCTCCAGAGATTTTTCAGATAGGTTCTATAAGGAAACTTTTACCCGAATCAATAATGCCAGGTCTTCTTATCTCATTATCGATGTCAGAAACAATTATGGAGGCTCTCTTTATGAGATCAACAACCTGTATTCTTATCTGGCGGATGCTCCTTTTACACTGATTAAACCTTCACAGCTGGCTGCAAGGAGTACACCTCTGCGTACCAATTATTTCAGGAAAAGCAACCCGCTGGAATATGCATTGAAAAGTATTGCATACCCTAGTTATTTTTTTGCACAGGCTTTCAGTACGTATAAAAAAGACGGAAAGGTCTTCTATAAAATGAAAGCTGACAAACCTACAAAACCTAAAAAAGGAGCCTTTCATGGAAAAGTTTTTGTACTGATTAACGGTGGAAGCTTTTCAGCGTCTTCTATTATCACCGCCAAACTTAAGAATGATAAAAGAGCAACGCTGGTGGGCGAAGAGACCGGTGGTGCCAATGACGGGACCGTTGCAGGTTTTTATTCATATCAGAAACTTCCCAATTCTGAAATAAGATTTCCTATCGGATTACTTCTGGTACAGCCTAATATCAATTTTTCAGATTCACGAAAAGGAGTTGTTCCTGATGTAAAAATTATTGAGAGCATGCAGGATATTATTGATAAAAAAGATCCTCAACTGGATTGGATAAAAAACGAAATTACCAAGGAAAAGAAAAATAAAAAGCAGTAA
- a CDS encoding DUF7716 domain-containing protein, which yields MEEIKNQMYSIEEFLEFVKHKKDRKESYDPEYNYAVYSSKDEFEPGMKVFIGDPLDIGENDNEILPDFVYHNKLNYMCSDENIQDVVDLAVRQYGNVTSFQLITALNHYLQKDDFLDFK from the coding sequence ATGGAAGAGATTAAAAATCAGATGTATTCTATAGAAGAATTCCTGGAATTCGTAAAGCATAAGAAAGACAGGAAAGAATCCTATGATCCGGAATACAATTATGCGGTGTATTCTTCAAAAGACGAATTTGAGCCTGGAATGAAAGTTTTCATTGGCGATCCTCTAGATATTGGTGAGAATGATAATGAAATCTTACCCGATTTTGTATACCATAATAAACTGAATTATATGTGCTCTGATGAGAATATTCAGGATGTGGTGGATCTTGCTGTCCGGCAGTACGGAAATGTAACTTCTTTCCAGCTTATCACTGCTCTGAATCATTATCTTCAAAAAGATGATTTTCTTGATTTTAAATAA
- a CDS encoding RNA polymerase sigma factor, producing MSSSEKEFLEKIEKHKGVVFKISKMYMDNKDDQNDLYQEIIYQAWKSYGDFQKRSDFSTWLYRTALNTAIVFLRSEKKRSFIQNQNVDGLNARQEPYNDTDDINMKRMYEAIHQLSPIDKALIFFFLEGFSGKEIAAQLGITEVNTRVKLKRAKEKLKEIITRQNMGSY from the coding sequence ATGTCTTCATCGGAAAAAGAATTTTTAGAGAAAATTGAAAAGCATAAAGGAGTGGTTTTCAAGATCTCTAAAATGTATATGGATAATAAGGACGATCAGAATGATCTCTATCAGGAGATCATTTACCAGGCCTGGAAATCATACGGTGATTTTCAAAAGAGAAGTGATTTCTCCACATGGCTGTACAGAACTGCACTTAACACAGCAATTGTTTTTTTGCGAAGTGAAAAAAAACGTAGTTTTATACAGAATCAGAATGTAGATGGGCTGAATGCCCGGCAGGAGCCTTATAATGATACAGATGATATAAACATGAAACGGATGTATGAAGCCATCCATCAGTTGAGCCCCATTGATAAAGCACTGATATTTTTCTTTTTAGAAGGTTTTTCCGGAAAAGAAATTGCAGCGCAGCTGGGAATTACCGAAGTGAATACAAGGGTAAAACTGAAAAGGGCTAAAGAAAAACTGAAAGAGATCATTACCCGCCAAAATATGGGCTCCTATTAA
- a CDS encoding MBL fold metallo-hydrolase: MEIQKLNWAGIKLTSHNKTILIDAVEDYSYYKPVLGDAVENIIAFSDHVQADYILFTHMHLDHFDKGVIRKCLKKDGKLIVYKGLEGVVRKILNEVEIIVLDLDETFTENNITFKPVFAMDGVGEIQSSWMVDDGETKIFHGGDTIWHNQFWKLGKENPNIDYAFLPVNGVVVNFEIIGLEYSPVPASLNLKEAFAAAHLLHAKKLIPIHYGLFAHEKFYVPQVFDDKDLINISEEVGQEYMILKDGAVLV, from the coding sequence ATGGAAATACAAAAATTAAACTGGGCAGGGATCAAACTTACTTCTCACAACAAAACGATCTTAATAGATGCTGTGGAAGATTACTCTTATTATAAACCCGTTTTAGGGGATGCAGTGGAGAATATTATAGCATTTTCAGATCATGTACAGGCAGATTATATTCTGTTTACACATATGCATCTCGATCATTTTGATAAAGGAGTGATCCGGAAATGTTTAAAGAAAGACGGAAAGCTCATTGTATACAAAGGGCTTGAAGGTGTGGTAAGAAAAATTTTGAATGAAGTGGAGATCATAGTTCTTGATCTTGATGAAACCTTCACAGAAAACAATATCACTTTCAAACCTGTATTTGCGATGGATGGCGTGGGAGAGATACAGTCTTCATGGATGGTAGATGATGGAGAAACCAAGATCTTTCATGGCGGAGATACCATCTGGCACAACCAGTTCTGGAAGCTTGGAAAAGAAAATCCCAATATAGATTATGCGTTCTTACCCGTAAATGGTGTTGTGGTCAATTTTGAGATCATCGGTTTGGAATACAGTCCTGTTCCTGCTTCACTTAATTTGAAAGAGGCCTTTGCTGCTGCTCATTTGCTTCATGCAAAAAAACTGATCCCTATACACTATGGTTTGTTTGCACATGAGAAATTTTATGTTCCTCAGGTATTTGATGATAAGGATTTGATAAATATATCAGAGGAAGTAGGGCAGGAGTATATGATTTTGAAAGATGGAGCGGTACTGGTGTAA
- the tpx gene encoding thiol peroxidase yields MFSKLVFSTLLFCSAVGFAQKSKAINTVLMGGKEVHTYAKLPALNKPAPKFTLTDVNMNDQTLDSYKGKFVILNIFPSVDTGVCSASVHHFNEEAGNLPNTVVLCISKDLPFAQKRFCGAEGIKNVVMLSDFRSDFGWNYGVELVDSPMKGLLSRAVVVIDPSGKIIYEEQVPDISQEPNYEAAIAAVK; encoded by the coding sequence ATGTTTTCAAAATTAGTTTTCAGTACACTCTTATTCTGTTCTGCTGTGGGCTTTGCTCAAAAATCCAAAGCCATCAATACTGTTTTAATGGGAGGAAAGGAAGTTCATACCTACGCCAAATTGCCGGCTCTCAATAAGCCAGCCCCTAAATTTACCCTTACGGATGTCAATATGAATGATCAGACTCTGGATTCCTACAAAGGAAAATTTGTTATTCTGAATATCTTTCCGAGTGTAGATACAGGAGTGTGTTCTGCATCTGTACATCATTTCAATGAAGAGGCAGGAAATCTTCCCAATACAGTAGTACTTTGTATTTCCAAAGACCTGCCGTTTGCCCAGAAAAGATTCTGTGGTGCAGAAGGAATCAAAAATGTGGTAATGCTTTCAGATTTCCGTTCCGACTTCGGGTGGAACTATGGAGTGGAGCTGGTAGATTCTCCAATGAAAGGGCTTCTGAGCAGAGCTGTTGTGGTGATAGACCCTTCAGGAAAGATCATCTACGAAGAGCAGGTACCGGATATTTCCCAGGAACCGAATTATGAGGCGGCTATTGCGGCTGTGAAGTAA
- a CDS encoding NADP-dependent glyceraldehyde-3-phosphate dehydrogenase: MSSENTASFHHIFKSENEIPEEYKVPVIHQRTYLLNGELVEWNGDVTEIYSPVCIPTENGLERKLLGSIPNIGPNEAMEVLEACVKAYDNGLGEWPTMSVEGRIKCMQKFVYLMIQQRDLIIKLLMWEIGKTLADSTKEFDRTVDYINQTIDALKDLDRESSRFQQAEGTIAQIRRAPLGVVLSMGPFNYPLNEIFTTLIPALIMGNTILFKLPKHGVLAHYPLLEAFKEAFPKGTVNTLYGKGSEIITPIMESGKVNVLAFIGSSKVANGLKKLHPKVNRLRAILSLDAKNAAIVTKNANLDVAVSECILGALSFNGQRCTALKLIFVQKEVALEFTEKLSAAVSALKPGLPWEKDVKVTPLPEVNKPPYLKECIDDALQKGAAVLNKDGGYTDESFVFPAVVYPVNSDMKLYHEEQFGPVIPVVPFEDIEEPIEYQVNASHGMQVSIFSEDPQEVARLIDPFVNLVSRVNINCQAQRGPDVFPFTGRKDSAEGTLSVFDALRSFSIRSLVAAKLTDSNKELLNTIVREHDSNFLSTDYIF; this comes from the coding sequence ATGAGTTCAGAAAATACAGCATCATTTCATCACATTTTTAAGAGTGAAAACGAAATTCCTGAAGAATATAAAGTTCCGGTGATTCATCAGAGAACTTATCTTTTAAATGGCGAACTGGTAGAGTGGAACGGTGATGTCACCGAAATCTATTCACCCGTATGCATTCCTACAGAAAACGGATTGGAAAGGAAACTTCTGGGAAGCATTCCGAATATTGGCCCGAATGAAGCCATGGAAGTCCTGGAAGCCTGTGTAAAAGCCTATGATAATGGTCTTGGTGAATGGCCGACTATGTCTGTGGAAGGACGTATTAAATGCATGCAGAAATTTGTATATCTGATGATCCAGCAGAGAGACCTCATCATTAAGTTACTCATGTGGGAAATCGGAAAAACGCTGGCCGATTCTACAAAAGAATTTGACCGTACTGTAGATTATATCAACCAGACCATTGATGCCCTGAAAGATCTGGACAGGGAATCTTCCCGTTTTCAACAGGCAGAAGGGACAATTGCACAGATCAGAAGAGCGCCGCTTGGAGTCGTTTTAAGTATGGGACCGTTCAACTATCCTCTGAATGAAATCTTTACCACACTGATTCCTGCCCTGATCATGGGAAATACCATCCTTTTTAAACTTCCGAAACATGGTGTATTGGCTCACTATCCTTTGCTGGAGGCTTTCAAAGAAGCATTCCCGAAAGGAACGGTGAATACTTTATACGGAAAAGGTTCAGAAATCATTACTCCGATTATGGAAAGCGGAAAAGTAAACGTGCTTGCTTTCATCGGGTCCAGTAAAGTAGCAAACGGACTGAAAAAGCTGCACCCTAAAGTAAACCGTTTAAGAGCTATTTTAAGTCTGGATGCGAAAAATGCAGCGATTGTTACCAAAAATGCAAACCTGGATGTAGCCGTGAGTGAATGTATTTTAGGAGCACTTTCTTTCAACGGACAGCGTTGCACAGCATTAAAGCTGATCTTTGTACAGAAAGAGGTAGCGCTGGAATTTACAGAGAAATTAAGTGCAGCTGTTTCTGCACTGAAACCGGGGTTGCCATGGGAGAAAGATGTGAAAGTGACACCGCTTCCGGAAGTCAATAAACCTCCTTATTTAAAGGAATGTATTGATGATGCTCTGCAGAAAGGAGCTGCAGTTCTGAATAAGGATGGAGGCTATACGGATGAGTCGTTTGTTTTCCCAGCAGTGGTATATCCTGTAAACAGTGATATGAAACTGTATCATGAAGAACAGTTTGGTCCGGTAATTCCTGTTGTTCCGTTTGAAGATATAGAAGAGCCTATAGAGTATCAGGTAAATGCGTCACATGGGATGCAGGTGAGTATTTTCAGTGAAGATCCTCAGGAAGTGGCAAGACTTATCGATCCGTTTGTAAATCTTGTAAGCCGTGTCAATATCAACTGCCAGGCGCAGAGAGGCCCGGATGTTTTCCCTTTTACCGGAAGGAAAGACAGTGCAGAAGGGACACTTTCAGTTTTTGATGCCCTGCGTTCATTCTCTATCAGGTCGTTGGTAGCGGCGAAATTGACGGATTCCAATAAAGAATTACTGAATACTATTGTAAGAGAACATGATTCCAACTTTTTAAGTACAGATTATATTTTCTGA
- a CDS encoding endonuclease domain-containing protein has product MKEIITIIIGVPIRRNFVENLPYNPHLKALLKEKRKARILGEVIFWKKVRAKNFHKIDFDRQRIIGNYIVDFYVKTLGLIIEIDGSSHDEKQVYDGIREEYLESLGLLVFRISDFDVKNNLNVVMKELEDFIVQHYGTTPSSKII; this is encoded by the coding sequence ATGAAAGAAATCATAACCATTATCATTGGAGTTCCGATCCGCAGGAATTTTGTTGAAAACCTTCCCTACAATCCCCATTTAAAAGCATTATTAAAAGAAAAACGTAAAGCCCGGATTTTGGGTGAAGTGATATTCTGGAAGAAAGTCCGTGCAAAAAATTTTCATAAGATTGATTTTGACCGACAAAGAATAATAGGAAATTATATTGTTGATTTTTATGTAAAAACATTGGGATTAATTATAGAAATAGATGGATCAAGTCATGATGAAAAGCAGGTTTATGACGGCATAAGAGAGGAATATCTTGAATCTTTGGGGCTTTTGGTTTTCAGAATAAGTGATTTTGATGTAAAGAATAATCTGAACGTGGTAATGAAAGAATTGGAAGACTTTATTGTGCAGCATTATGGAACCACCCCGTCTTCAAAAATTATTTAA
- a CDS encoding Crp/Fnr family transcriptional regulator: MATINKKLFSHLNVEDNDSVWEKFAEVEFSKKTIFPDRKAYLLEDGLVRKYYINSTSDIDTEICAEFYFPGDIFTVEEKSSDAVYESINKGLAWEITLDEVKNLFAVNPHCRFVQNYYLSRKLNAAMKREMLLLKNTPQDLYEYLLKNKPHYIQNIPLKYLASYIGITPISLSRIRKRIH, from the coding sequence TTGGCAACGATCAACAAAAAACTGTTTTCACATCTGAACGTAGAGGATAATGATTCTGTATGGGAAAAGTTTGCTGAGGTTGAATTTTCAAAAAAAACAATATTTCCGGACCGCAAAGCCTATCTTCTGGAAGATGGGCTTGTCCGGAAATATTACATCAACAGCACATCGGATATTGATACCGAAATCTGTGCAGAATTTTACTTTCCGGGAGATATTTTTACCGTTGAAGAAAAAAGTTCCGATGCCGTTTACGAGTCTATCAATAAAGGACTGGCCTGGGAAATCACTCTGGATGAGGTGAAAAATCTGTTCGCTGTCAATCCACATTGCCGTTTCGTACAGAACTACTATCTGAGCAGAAAGCTCAACGCTGCAATGAAAAGGGAAATGCTTCTGCTGAAAAATACTCCGCAGGACCTTTATGAATACCTGCTGAAGAACAAACCCCATTATATTCAGAATATTCCTCTGAAATATCTTGCCTCCTATATTGGCATTACACCTATTTCTTTAAGCCGAATCAGGAAGCGTATTCATTAG
- a CDS encoding 2-hydroxyacid dehydrogenase, which translates to MKVFINKRIPEAGIKMLEEAGLEIIFPEKENLSYEEWLNYCKNTDTILSIGTEFTYDKNFFEACPDVKAIALYSVGFDHVDTKEATLKNIPIGNTPDVLSRATSDVAFLLMQSVARRASYNFGKVKEGSWGAFDPLHALGQELYGKTLGIFGLGRIGYEMAEKSKKAFGMNIIYHNRHHNEEAEKELGATYVSFEDLIRNSDVLSVHANFTPEHKELFNKSLFEQMKSNAIFINTARGGFHNQKDLYQALVDQKIWGAGLDVTNPEPMAADDPILQLSSVCILPHIGSATVEARNGMARLAAGNIIAFSENKKMPNCANPEVYSSRLS; encoded by the coding sequence ATGAAAGTCTTTATCAATAAAAGAATTCCCGAAGCAGGAATTAAAATGCTGGAAGAAGCTGGTCTTGAAATAATTTTCCCGGAAAAAGAAAATCTGTCTTATGAAGAGTGGCTGAATTACTGTAAAAATACCGATACTATTTTAAGTATTGGCACAGAATTTACATATGACAAAAATTTCTTTGAAGCCTGCCCGGATGTTAAAGCCATTGCTTTATATTCTGTAGGTTTTGACCATGTAGATACTAAAGAAGCCACCCTTAAAAATATTCCGATAGGGAATACCCCGGATGTACTCAGCCGGGCGACTTCGGATGTCGCTTTCTTACTCATGCAGTCGGTAGCAAGAAGAGCAAGCTATAATTTCGGGAAAGTAAAAGAGGGAAGCTGGGGTGCATTTGATCCTTTACATGCTTTGGGGCAGGAGCTTTATGGAAAAACGCTGGGGATTTTTGGACTGGGACGTATCGGATATGAAATGGCAGAAAAATCTAAGAAAGCCTTTGGAATGAATATCATTTATCACAACAGGCATCATAATGAAGAAGCAGAGAAGGAGCTGGGTGCCACGTACGTTTCTTTTGAAGACCTGATCAGAAACTCAGATGTTTTGAGTGTGCATGCCAACTTTACTCCGGAACATAAAGAATTATTCAATAAGTCCCTGTTTGAGCAGATGAAGTCAAATGCTATTTTCATCAATACCGCCAGAGGGGGCTTTCATAATCAAAAGGATTTATACCAGGCTTTGGTTGATCAGAAAATATGGGGTGCTGGTCTGGATGTTACCAATCCTGAACCTATGGCTGCGGATGATCCCATTCTGCAGCTTTCAAGTGTTTGTATTCTTCCGCATATTGGTTCGGCTACTGTTGAGGCCCGAAACGGAATGGCCAGACTAGCTGCAGGAAATATTATTGCTTTTTCAGAAAACAAAAAAATGCCAAATTGTGCTAACCCTGAAGTTTATTCTAGTCGTTTATCCTAA
- a CDS encoding urocanate hydratase, with translation MTFQEQIQQGIPDQLPQPKPYETNINHAPKRKEILGEEEKKLALKNALRYFDPKFHAELIPEFKQELEDYGRIYMYRFRPDYEMKARPITDYPGKSEQAKAIMLMIQNNLDYAVAQHPHELITYGGNGAVFSNWAQYLLTMKYLSEMSDEQTLVMYSGHPMGLFPSHKDAPRVVVTNGMMIPNYSKPDDWEKFNALGVTQYGQMTAGSYMYIGPQGIVHGTTITALNAFRKIKKEPKGGLFVTSGLGGMSGAQPKAGNIAGCVTVCAEVNPKITKIRHDQKWVNEIHEDLDALVKRVREAQANKETVSLAYLGNVVDVWEKFDQEDLRIDIGSDQTSLHNPWAGGYYPVGQSFEESNIMMAENPELFKEKVQETLRRHAAAINKHTAKGTYFFDYGNAFLLEASRAGADVMAENPTLGREFRYPSYVQDIMGPMCFDYGFGPFRWVCTSGNPEDLKKTDDIACAVLEEMIKNSPEEIQQQMKDNIQWIKGAQENKLVVGSQARILYADAEGRMKIAEAFNKAIKNGEIGPVVLGRDHHDVSGTDSPYRETSNIYDGSRFTADMAIHNVIGDSFRGATWVSIHNGGGVGWGEVINGGFGMLLDGSDDADRRLKSMLFWDVNNGISRRSWARNEGAIFAIKRAMETEPNLKVTLPNLVDENLL, from the coding sequence ATGACATTTCAAGAACAGATACAGCAGGGGATTCCTGATCAGCTGCCACAACCGAAACCATACGAGACCAATATCAACCATGCTCCGAAGCGTAAAGAAATTTTAGGAGAAGAAGAGAAAAAACTGGCATTGAAGAATGCTTTACGTTATTTCGATCCTAAATTTCATGCAGAATTAATTCCTGAATTTAAGCAGGAACTCGAAGATTATGGAAGAATCTATATGTACCGTTTCCGTCCGGATTATGAGATGAAGGCAAGACCGATCACAGATTATCCCGGAAAATCTGAGCAGGCGAAAGCAATTATGCTGATGATTCAGAATAACCTGGATTATGCAGTAGCGCAGCATCCTCACGAATTGATTACCTATGGTGGAAACGGAGCCGTATTTTCAAACTGGGCACAGTATCTGCTGACAATGAAATATCTGTCTGAAATGAGTGATGAGCAGACATTGGTAATGTATTCCGGCCATCCGATGGGATTATTTCCTTCTCATAAAGATGCACCGAGAGTGGTAGTTACAAACGGAATGATGATCCCGAACTATTCAAAACCGGATGATTGGGAGAAATTCAATGCATTGGGCGTTACCCAATACGGACAAATGACGGCAGGAAGTTATATGTATATTGGCCCGCAGGGAATTGTTCACGGGACAACGATTACGGCTTTAAATGCTTTCAGAAAAATTAAAAAAGAACCGAAAGGAGGTCTTTTCGTAACTTCAGGATTAGGAGGGATGAGTGGAGCCCAGCCAAAAGCAGGTAATATTGCAGGCTGTGTGACCGTATGTGCAGAAGTGAATCCGAAAATTACCAAAATCCGTCACGATCAGAAATGGGTGAATGAGATTCATGAAGATCTTGATGCACTGGTAAAAAGAGTAAGAGAGGCACAGGCTAACAAAGAAACTGTTTCTTTGGCTTACCTTGGAAATGTAGTTGATGTATGGGAGAAATTCGATCAGGAAGATTTAAGAATTGATATCGGATCAGACCAGACTTCCCTTCACAACCCCTGGGCGGGTGGTTACTATCCTGTGGGACAAAGTTTTGAAGAATCAAACATAATGATGGCTGAAAACCCTGAATTATTCAAAGAAAAAGTTCAGGAAACGTTGAGAAGACATGCAGCAGCGATCAATAAACATACAGCAAAAGGAACTTATTTCTTCGATTATGGAAATGCCTTCTTACTGGAAGCTTCCAGGGCAGGAGCTGATGTAATGGCAGAAAACCCAACATTAGGAAGAGAGTTCAGATATCCGAGCTATGTTCAGGATATTATGGGACCAATGTGTTTTGATTACGGTTTCGGGCCGTTCCGTTGGGTATGTACAAGCGGAAATCCTGAAGACCTGAAAAAGACGGATGACATCGCATGTGCCGTATTGGAAGAAATGATTAAGAACTCTCCTGAAGAAATCCAGCAACAGATGAAAGACAACATCCAGTGGATTAAAGGAGCACAGGAAAATAAACTGGTGGTAGGTTCCCAGGCAAGAATTCTTTATGCAGATGCAGAAGGAAGAATGAAGATAGCAGAAGCCTTCAACAAAGCTATTAAAAACGGAGAGATTGGACCTGTGGTATTAGGTAGAGATCACCATGATGTGTCAGGAACAGATTCTCCTTACAGAGAGACCTCCAATATCTATGACGGCTCAAGATTTACTGCAGATATGGCCATTCATAATGTGATTGGTGACAGTTTCCGCGGGGCTACCTGGGTTTCCATTCACAATGGTGGCGGTGTAGGCTGGGGAGAAGTAATCAACGGAGGTTTCGGAATGCTTCTTGACGGAAGTGACGATGCCGACAGAAGACTGAAGTCTATGCTTTTCTGGGACGTAAACAACGGAATCTCAAGAAGAAGCTGGGCAAGAAATGAAGGTGCCATTTTCGCTATCAAAAGAGCTATGGAAACAGAACCGAACCTGAAAGTAACCCTTCCGAATCTCGTAGACGAAAACTTACTGTAA
- a CDS encoding protein-L-isoaspartate(D-aspartate) O-methyltransferase, whose amino-acid sequence MQDSFVHKGKRKILVDYLRNRIGISDENVLSAMSEVPRHLFIESIFEDFAYEDRAFPILAHQTISHPSTVAEQSELLKVKPGEKVLEIGTGCGYQTAVLMAMKAHVYTVERQKDLFDFSKKKLRELHLFPKFQSFGDGFAGLPTFAPFDKIIVTCGASTLPTELLKQLNVGGIMVIPLGPTDEQVLYRFTKVGPTEFEKEEFGAYKFVPMLGSTNQ is encoded by the coding sequence ATGCAGGATTCGTTTGTACATAAAGGAAAAAGAAAGATTTTAGTAGATTACCTTCGAAACAGAATTGGAATTTCAGACGAAAATGTACTTTCGGCAATGAGTGAAGTTCCGAGACACCTTTTTATCGAAAGTATTTTTGAAGATTTTGCCTATGAAGACAGGGCATTTCCCATTCTGGCACACCAGACTATATCCCATCCTTCCACGGTAGCGGAGCAGTCTGAGCTGCTGAAGGTAAAACCCGGTGAAAAAGTGTTGGAGATCGGTACCGGATGTGGTTACCAGACCGCTGTTTTAATGGCAATGAAGGCTCATGTTTACACAGTAGAAAGACAGAAAGATCTTTTTGATTTTTCTAAAAAGAAACTCAGGGAACTTCATCTGTTTCCAAAATTCCAGAGTTTTGGAGATGGCTTTGCCGGGCTTCCTACCTTTGCTCCTTTTGACAAGATTATTGTTACCTGTGGAGCCTCTACTTTACCGACAGAATTATTAAAACAACTGAATGTCGGAGGAATAATGGTGATTCCGTTAGGTCCCACAGATGAACAGGTTTTATACAGATTTACCAAGGTAGGTCCTACAGAATTTGAAAAAGAAGAATTCGGGGCGTATAAATTTGTTCCCATGCTTGGAAGTACCAATCAATAA